CTGAAAGCAATGAGACAGTCAACTGTAGCATACAGAGAGCACATGAGACGTgacaaacaacaacagaacTATCCAAATACGGGACATCTGCAATATCGCCACCTTGTTATatctacatttatataaagttacttttattcaaaatcTTGAAACGTCGAATTTCTTTCTGcacatgcaacatttttttcatatgctGTATGCAAGTCATAAGTCACATAAATACGAATTTGCGTTCGGCGTAAATGCAAActacaaaatgcaattttcactCAAGTGATTAAGTGCTCTTGCACATGAGTGATGTTAGCTTAGGCGCCGATTTTAGCGAAGTgctcaaaaatgtcatttcttaGGCAGCTCGCTTCTAAGCGACGTTACGATCACCTCGTCTTTGAATTAAAGAGAATGAAAGCGTTGAGAGCCAGCATTCAGAGCCTCTCACTTATGCGAAACAAATACTAAACCAGTTTGATCTGGTTGAATAACTCTGGATCCTGTTGTCTTTAAATGTACGGAACGCAGAAAAAACAGTAATTCATGCAAGTATGAAATGAAtgtgacaaaataaaagaaaaagctacAAAGCCAATTGCTTTAAGCACACCTTATAcagattcatttattcaatatatCCTACATGGTTATTAATTGGAAACTAAATGTACATCTATCTGTCatgtatctatttttatttgcatattaggTAAACTATCACTTCCTTGTCAAGATCCACCCCTTCCAATCAGCTATATAATGAGCTCAGAAACGGGCACGTTATTCAGCCCCTGCTCAAAGATGGATCTGAAGATCTCAGTTTTCCTCCTGTTCGTCCTTTTCGCTTCAGGTACAAAGACAAATAGTGTTTGTAATGTTAATGTACAAATACAGATGGTTAACGTCTCTCTCTTGTATCACTAAAGGACGCTCCCTCAACTGTTATCAGTGCGCAGGGCTGTCTGGCACTTGTTCTCAGACCACCTGCTCCACCGGAGTTACCAGCTGTTTCGTTGGATCACTAGCTATTGGTAAGTCCAGACACACTGAAATGTACTTCTGTAACTTACTTATGACGAAGATGCTGCTGCTATTAAAAGGCCTTCTGTTCCTGCGATGGTGTTATTACAGAACcgatattcttttttttctaggtAATATAATGTTCTGTATATAGATTTACAATATTGTTACTCTgataatataatttgaaattCAAAATTCGTTCGAAATtagaaaaaaactttaaatgttaaGCCTTTTTAATATAGTGGTCTATAATATCGGAGATCACTGAAAAGGCCCCGGTTATGAGTTATGAAAggtttaaattttgattttgggagtcacaaacaaaaaacactttccttTTCTTATGATATGTTGactcaacatgaaacggcttgggacctttttttaaaaacgactcgtttcagtgattcagagtcgactctttcttttgagagacaataactttaaacactgtgcattttcagatttgaacTTTTGCAGGATGCTTTCGTTCACTTAGAGCTGCgtcacacactgcatgaaacaaaaatccataaaaaggCCACTTTAATATtgcaaagttgttgtttttttatagacTTTCGAAAAACTACAATTGCACATTTactagaaatacatttttaatcaacatACCATTCAGTTGAACTGCTCATTCCCGTATcgcttgtgtgtttttaggCAGCAATCCTGCAATAACGGTTCAGAAATGCGGTTTAGCAACTGGCTGTCCAAGTGGAACCATCAACTTCGGCATCGGAAAGATCTCTGGTGCCTGCTGTAACACGGATCTCTGTAACACCCAAATCACTCAAGGTACTGAACCTTACTGACACGCAGTCATagaacatttaacaaaaacaaaaaggcaagGGAACTTTCTAACAAGGAAAGGGTGGAGCGGATTACATTTTGATGAGACGAATACAACATGAATATGAATACAACACATTTTTTGATGCGCTATGAAATGAGCACAATGAAAGGACCGTGTAAagaaaaagttatatttttccTCCTGTATAGGTACCAATGTTGCCCCCAATGGAAAGTCATGTTACTATTGTGATGGACAGAACTGCACAAACACTGTGAACTGTTCGGGGACTGAAGACAACTGCTTTAAAGCAACAGGTGAGAATCTTGAAAAgcatgaagattaaaaaaaaaagatttcttatcatatcatatatcattgTCCCATTTTGACTGACTTGAACTTCTGTCTTTTCATTAGCGGTTTATTCGGGCCAGAATCAAACTGTAAAAGGCTGTATGTCTAAAGCTGTTTGTGATTTTACCTCAACACTGGATTCAGTTGTTGCTAACGTCTCGTGCTGCTCAGGGAACCTGTGTAACGGAGTTGAGAGCGTCTCTCAGAGCTTCCTGTTCCTCTTCTGTTCTCTGCTCTCCTCCATCCTGCTGTATCAGATCAATCTGTAATCAGACAATACTATGTGCTTTATCATATTGCTTGTATCTCTGTACTATTTTTAACTTGGTGTAATGtagttaaaatatgcaaaagttCTGATTACCATTCATCTACTTTATATTCACTGGATATTAACTTATGAACTCATTCCTGTCAGAAACTGAAGAAGGATGTTTGATCTATACACAAATTCTTTGTTTAATGTGTATTCATGTTAGGTAACTTAAGGCTATATATAAAGGGATGCTGgtgctgaatattttatttgatatacgTATTAGTCGTAGCGCACATCCCAGCTTACCTACTTTGGAAGAAATAACATCGCTTCTGACATGCACTATGTATAATCAAACATATCTAAATGATTCAGTTTGCAGGGCTAAATAATGTATGAACAGCACATGTTTTAACACGTGTTTCAGACTTTCTGTGGTTTCTCAGTTACATTCCACATGAGCAGTGTAGCCTACCTTAAGCGTTCTTATgtataactgaaaataaaatcaagtctGACCTGTATGATTTCTCTTGTTTAGGCTGGTTTTAAGTCATTGGTTTGATGCCGCATGATCTACAGCTTGTAGATCAGCATATCTATACTAATGTGTTCTTCTTTCTAATAATTAtcttaatgtaaaacaaaaaatatataaaagtggGGAagatcatcatcacacacacaattactaAAAGTCTGTTTTAATGACGTgagctatttatttgttttctttcctccctctctttctctctctctctctctctctctctctctctctctctctctctctctctctctctctctctctctctctctctctctctctctctctctttctctctctctctctctctctctctctctctctctctctctctctctctctctctctctctctctctctctctctctctctctctctctctctctgtctctctctctctctctgtctctctctctctctctctgtctccaccTGACATCAAGGATAGACTGCGCTTACTGAtggctttatgtgtgtgtgtgtgtgtgtgtgtgtgtgtgtgtgtgtgtgtgtgtgtgattccaGTTATGTTCCAGTTCATGCACAGAGCTCTATTCAAATGAGTTGATTATCTGAATCAAGTGCGTCAACAAAGAgagaaatgcaaaatatgtagAGCTGCGGGAAGCATTTTGCACATCTCCCTGTCTGACACATTCATTTGAGTTCACGGAGCTCTttcctaatgagctgatgatctcAATCAGGTGTGTAAATTAGGGGACATTTATGGGGCAAGTTTGAAAatacatgagggtgagaaaataatTTGGGGGGGAAgtattaaaaacctaaattccTCACTAGAACCCCCATATCATTTACTGGCAATATTTACTCAAAAAGGGCCACACCTTCTGATAAGCTACAAAATGAGAGCTGAAACAGACACGTTATTTCATTCACTTCCTGAACAAAGATGGATCTACAGATCTCCGTTTTTCTTCTGTTCGTTTTGTTCGCTGCAGGtacaaaaacaattgtttttaatggcACTCGGTACAAATAAGATGTCACTCtcgccatctctctctctctcttttattcaCTGAAGGACACTCTTTCAGCTGTTATCAGTGTACAAGTCTGTTGGGCTCTTGTGACCAAACAACATGTCCAGTTGGATTTACCAACTGCTTCAGTGCAACGGTAATCAATGGTAAGTCCGTTATGACTGAAACTGACTAAATGAGATGctctttttgtgcaacactgtttttatgtaccttactgcacgttttgcCGCACTTTCAGAGAAATGTCCACAGAGTGGtgttaaaacacaggtttaatacgtcaaccctggcacgtttttattgATATAGGTGTGTATTGAGGCTTTTCAGAATTAAAACATCCGTGGGCTGTTGATAAaattaatgctctatcatgttggaaacatgccctacaccaaatccaaccctaaacctacctgacagtgttaacaaatgcaaaactgatttaaaaaacatcagttttcaaatataagGTATAACATGATACTCTTCAAATAATTGTACAAAATTATGCTTTGATAATCAAAACTtgtgtaaaaaggaataaaagatgtCAGAGCCTCTAGTGTTCaattcttttggaaactgcagtgttatgtacttattggtacatattttctcgctaaaaagtgcacccaggtacatttatgcTATGAGACCAGGTAGAGTATTACAGATCATAATAATGcaaagttaacattttttgaTAAACTATTGAAAATACTTTCAACTTTgacacatttataatacatttccGTTAAAATAATATTCGGATGAATGGctcatttcttgtttttaggCAACAGCACAAAAGTGAAAGTTAAAAGTTGTGCTTTATCACTTGGCTGTCCGAGTGGATCCATCAACCTCGGCATAGGAACAATATCTTCTTACTGTTGTAGCACAGATCTGTGTAATGCCCAAGACGCTCCAGGTATTGTATTTTCCAGTCATAGAACAGTTTACAGAACATTTAACACAAAGTAGGATCGGACTTGATTTTCCATCAGGGAATGTGACGTCAAATGAACAGGAATGTTGCTTTCCAAGCACAGTAAGATGTTACATTTGATAAAAGTTTaggaaaacaaaatgtttttctttggtATGAACACCTCTTTCGGTGTTTGTCCAGAGCCGCCATTATACAGGTCTCTTAGTGTCatgaatcaattaataaataaacaactgtCTTACTTTTTTACGTGCATTGACCTAAAATGGCAACATAACAGAACATTAAACACTAATGCCCTGTTTATCCTAGTGCATTTTCAAAGGCAACTATTTTTCCCCTCCTGTAGATCCCAGCACTAACACTTCCAATGGAAGAACGTGTTACTATTGTGATGGACAGAGCTGCTCAAACACAGTGAGCTGTTCGGGGACTGAAGACCGCTGCATTAAAGCAACAGGTGAGAATCTGctatataaaaaagataaaccatctctctcttatctctctgatgtttaaacatttgataCACATCATTCACTTGTTCaacctgttttctttctttactttgcAGGGACCTTTGGAGGCCAGTCACTAGTTGTAAAAGGCTGTGTCTCTAAATTAATTTGCGACGCCGCAACCTTGATTCCTGGTTTAGGTGGTGTTTCCTGCTGCTCAGGGAACCTGTGTAACGGTGTTCAGAGCGTCTCTCAGAGCTTCCTGTTCCTCTTCTGTTCTCTGCTCTCCTTCATGCTGCTGCACTGAACCCAGACGCTCTTCAGACACAATACAATGAATTCATAGATTATTAGATTCTCTGTgtaatatcttttgtgttctcattcgataaaatgaaaaacactgatgttaagaacaaaaatattgcaCCACCTTCACTTGTTTCTAGGTTTATTTTGAATATGCATAACATGAATTTTGTTCAAATCACCTCTTTTAGTTATCTTCATTTCTCAATAACCTTTGTGGTTAGTTACAAACTAGGATTGGATATCCTATGCATACATATGAGCCTTAAAGCATATTTTCTAGcccattttatatttgtaccaAAGCTGAAAAAGCACTTAGCATTTTTTATCAGCAGGTGGGAGCAGACAATGTAGAATAAAACCTTCACATTTGCTGATATCAAATACTTTGACTACAGATCAATGCAATATGACAGTTGTGGTTTACAATATGTAGTCATATTATGTAcatcatttaaagatttatctTAGGTGCTGTgatcaactaaattattttaggaACTTTTTTGCCTTGGAAATGTTTTGGTAGCCATAGAATttctaatgtaataaaaataaaaataataaaaacttattttgagagACCTCTTTTGATTCTAGGCCATATTGGCTCCTCAACAAAGCATGGTTTCTGTATGTGTAacagttttattagagttttcaAAGTCTTAATTATGTTTCTGTAGCCtgctattatattatgtgtttttcttcagacatttgtaaatgataacattagaaataatttgttacatttatatagtgcttttccCGACATTTAAGGTGTTTTACAATTCTATGGGGctgaataatttagattttaggtttgtgtgtgtgtgtgtgtgtgtgtgtgtgtgcactgcctGGCCACCTGGATTTAAATTAGCAAATagttaagattttaaaactgtatcattattgcaatattgtttAATGTGGTAAGTTTTGCAACAATTTTTAACCCTAACTGAAACGACCATGACGGacaataatttctcaaataacTATGTGGACAGACGTTCTCATGATCATATTCCAGGATGACAATGCCAAGACTCATCAGACTCAAATTATGAGAGATTTGAACGctatcatacatttacattgcagATTAGCCTATAGCGAAAAAACGTTACATGCCAATATTAGATCATTCTTACCTGTAAACGACTTGATGTGCAAGATTAATAGAACTGattcagcaaacaaacagcacgATTTGATCCTTTCCcgaacaaatctgttttatttcgctttcaaaaagtacattacAAGACACGCGAACTATTATTCCGGCTACACAGAAGCCCCGCCTACAACTCAAAATGGACCAATCAACAAGAACCATCTGCGCGAACTTTTAGAACGTTCTTTGTTTTGTGACATCACAGTGCATGTTTTGAAAAGATCGTTTTGAGTGACATTAAAAATCACTTGCGATTCGTTGATAGTTGAATAGTTTGCTCCTTGCTTTCTagtgtttataattttgcacttcttgcatccagcactaaatatataaagatacatttcttttaaaatggtacttttttctttactcGGAGTAATTGCTTTACTcctgagagagagggaaaaagtcACCAACAACCCTTCAGATGAAGAGGAAAATACAGACCAGAGTGATGTACCACCTCTGAGGAGTTGTGATGGtaaattcatttcaattttatgagAATAACAAACTTTATTACATGTTCTGCCACTTGTCATctagattaaaatacattcaacaaaaaaagtacattaaacagTTGTCACAAGTTCacgtttatcatgtttttacacaaaagcTGAAATTCCTTACATCACGAGGTGAATATTAGATGaggtttaaatcaatttaatgtctgAAAGGATCTAGTCATAAATTTACATAGTAATCTGTGAATTACCAAGTAATATTCGAATGCCGTAAATGATATttgagcaacaacaaaaaaagaaatatagaaagcaatgagtccaaaaacttctttcatcatttaagcTCAGTGGCAGTAGGCCTAATATGGGaatccattaatatatttattaaatttttaatattatctgaATGAAACAATCATTTGGTTCATATTATTCCTCCCTTTAGACGGAGAAGCCGATGATGACTGGAGTGAAGACCTGTCACAAGAGGAACCTATGAGTGGTCTCCTTGAAGTCGATAATGACCAGAGCGAAGACCTAACACTGGAAGGACCAATCACCGGTCAAACTCAAGTCGATGAtgatgactggagtgatgaCTTTCAAGATTTACTTGGTGATTTGTCTGAATGGAGTGCCGATGTCCTCCGTGCTCTCAACAGTGTTACGTTGGACTCCATCCAAACTCCAGTTGCACCTGACTTTAGTGATGACATCCACAAaactacagtctgttccacgtccagctgtagtgaagacgtccttcagtctacagtctgttccacgtccagctgtagtgaagacgtccttcaacctacagtcagtgacacgtccagctgtagtgaagacttccttcagtctatagtctgttccacgtccagctgtagtgaagacttccttcagtctatagtctgttccacgtccagctgtagtgaagacttccttcagtctacagtctgttccacgtccagctgtagtgaggacttccttcagtctatagtctgttccacgtccagctgtagtgaggacttccttcagtctacagtctgttccacatccagctgtagtgaggacttccttcagtctacagtcagtgacacgtccagctgtagtgaggacttccttcagtctacagtctgttccacatccagctgtagtgaagacttccttcagtctacagtcagtgacacgtccagctgtagtgaagacttccttcagcctacagtcagtgacacgtccagctgtagtgactGCATCCCTGAAGCTTTTTTGTGTGCCACATCCGACAGTAGTGATGACATCTTCCAGGATACAGTGTCTGCCATGTCCAGCTGTAGCAATTACTTCTCCCAAGCTTCAGTCTCTCTCATGTCCGACAGTACCGATGACTTCCTTTCAACTTGCTGTGACATGTCTGACTGTAGTGTTGATGCTCCTGAAGCTAGAGTCTCTCAGACAGAGTACACTGTGCCACCTCAGTCAAGCCAGCCGCAGGATGAGTCAAGATTTATTGGTCAGTTTGCTAACTTAACATACAGTAATccaacatatacattttacatatattttataattcacaatGATCGCTAAatttacttgaatatttaaGGGGCATCTATTCAGTGTAGTATATTAATTGATGTATAAATGAGAAAAGTTTTTTAGATAAAGTATATCCTGTCACTGATTGACTGATTGTATCTGCATCTTTTAATTATCTTCTAACAGACATAAATTCATGCTGTTATGAAATCGGCAGTCAGCTGGGTGAAGGAGGCTTTGGTACCGTTTATGCAGCGACTCGTTTGGATGATGGCCTACAGGTATCAATAtgcattactattatattatatatatatatatatatattatacattaactATTATTTCTCTGTCTCACCACTGAAATGGTGTGAACTCTGctcacaaataatttttaaatctttcttttcttgtttttgattAGGTGGTGATAAAGTTTGTCTCCAACTGGAACAACAGGTTCATCGTCATTGTAAGCCGGCTGTGCTCTCGCTGTTTCTTCTCTCAGTCACCGTTTTCAATTGTTAACGGTTTGTCCAGGAATTAAGTCCTTTACCCGTCTAACCATCATAACAACTGTCTTTCTTCTAGGGCGGCTGTTCCGAGCCTCTTCCTCTGGAGGTCGCTCTGTTGATTCTGGCAAGCGAAGGCCCTACGGTGAAGGAAATCATCCAGCTTCTGGACTGGCAGGTGGAGGCTGACCACTACATGTTGGTGATGGAGCGGCCCATGCCCTGTGAGGAACTGAACTGGTTTCTCCTCCGGCAAGTGGTGACCCTTAAAGAAGACGTGGCACGGGTCATCATGCAGCAGGTAACATTCGCAGCCCAGACCTGCTGCAGGCGGGAGTGTTGCACAGGGATATTAAGATGGAAAACATCCTCATCAACCCGGACACACTCAGAGTCAAATTGATTGACTTTGGGTGCGGTGATTTTCTCACCGATGCGGCGTACACATCCTTTGCTGGTATGTATGACCTCTTAAGTGATGAGTTGAGGCCGTTCACCCCAGACTCTGGGTGAATCAAGCTCTCTCTCATGAAGTATACAGAAATGGGATCCACTGTCGTGAATCAAAGAgcatcaaattatttcttgcacaATACTGAATATAGAGTTAAAATTCAGCGTTAATGGGAACAAAATCTCTTCTCCAGGCACAAAGAGAGTACTGCCCTCCTGAATACCTGATGAGCGGCCAGTACCACGGAGAACCAGCCACAGTGTGGTCTTTGGGGATCGTCTTGTTTGCCTTGCTGTGTGGGGATTTCCAAAGAGACATGACCTGGAAAAGATCCGCAGTAACACCTGGACCAAAGATGGCTTATCAAAAGGTGAGATCTTCAGCAAAGGACATGTATACAtctgaagcatacaaaataaacattccatGTAAATTTGAGGTAATaatctttctcttttatctgcACAGAATGCTGCGATATTATTTGTGGCTGTCTGCAGCTTGACCCGAAGCAGCGGATTGAGCTGAAGAACCTCAGTCTCCACGACTGGTTCAGTGTGACAGGAAACCAGTGCTGCTTCCAGCCCCCAGAAAATCACAGAAGTGGAGAAATGTACCTGATGGAAATATTCAGGGCTGTTCGGTCCTCAGCCCAGAGctgtttaatagaaattatatatagatgagatagataaatagataccaTAGTTACGTAGACATATAAGATAAGTTAGACATAAGATAAGATAGGATAGACATATAagacaaatataagaaatgtatatacagtagacAGAGAAAAGATAGATATAAGACAGGATAGACATAATATAGACATATAGGATAAGCTagatatataatgatgatagataagataggataggatagacatataagagaaatataagaaatacatacacggtagataaagataaaacagatataagacaggatagacataatatagaaatataggaaAAGCTGGATgtatataatgatgatatatTAGATAGAATAGGATAAATAGACATTAGATAAGATAAACAAGGTAGAGATAAGACAGACATAAGTTAAAATAGGATAGATATAcaagataaaataagatatatacatacagtataaggtagataAATAGGATAGACATAGGAAAGACGTATATAATAGATGAGATaagtttactttgtttgaagatttgaaataaagattttgaaaaaatatcacttttgtgTCAATCATCAGTCTCAAATcatcaaatcatcagttcttactaagaatattgtatatatgtagaaTACAAACAGATCTTGGAATttgttgtgggttttttttgtttaacttgttatactgattttatcaatgaataaatagtataaataaatactagcttagtgaagagaaataaacagtcacaaattataatacaacaatacatacaaaatgtacctaattaaaaaaaacctcaagaaCTGAAGGAAAAATGATATTGTATAAAGTTAGACTGAAACAGTGCACACAATTACAGTAATAGATCCTTGCTTGCTGTTTACTGTCCATGAACATTcgtttttaaagcacaagaatTAGGAGAACATGCCAACGCCGCATAAAAGAAAGGTtgatataaatcatgttttccacaggctttgcataacatttcaaataaagcctCACGGAAGGCAATTGTAACAATAAAATCTtataaaaccaaagaaaaattaaaataaaactcttaacAGCAATATTGGAGATACAGTTAAGCGCCCCTTGATAGGGTATCAGGTGTCCTTCACACTTAATGCAGCCAGTATCTGAACAAAGTATCTctcaaaaaagtatttctctAAACAgtatctcttaaaaataaaggtacaaaatgtgtcactggg
This window of the Puntigrus tetrazona isolate hp1 unplaced genomic scaffold, ASM1883169v1 S000001111, whole genome shotgun sequence genome carries:
- the LOC122340959 gene encoding LOW QUALITY PROTEIN: uncharacterized protein LOC122340959 (The sequence of the model RefSeq protein was modified relative to this genomic sequence to represent the inferred CDS: inserted 2 bases in 2 codons), translated to MVLFSLLGVIALLLREREKVTNNPSDEEENTDQSDVPPLRSCDDGEADDDWSEDLSQEEPMSGLLEVDNDQSEDLTLEGPITGQTQVDDDDWSDDFQDLLGDLSEWSADVLRALNSVTSDDIFQDTVSAMSSCSNYFSQASVSLMSDSTDDFLSTCCDMSDCSVDAPEARVSQTEYTVPPQSSQPQDESRFIDINSCCYEIGSQLGEGGFGTVYAATRLDDGLQVVIKFVSNWNNRFIVIGGCSEPLPLEVALLILASEGPTVKEIIQLLDWQVEADHYMLVMERPMPCEELNWFLLRQVVTLKEDVARVIMQQVTFAAQTCCRXGVLHRDIKMENILINPDTLRVKLIDFGCGDFLTDAAYTSFAGIEYCPPEYLMSGQYHGEPATVWSLGIVLFALLCXGFPKRHDLEKIRSNTWTKDGLSKECCDIICGCLQLDPKQRIELKNLSLHDWFSVTGNQCCFQPPENHRNGEADDDWSEDLSQEEPMSGLLEVDNDQSEDLTLEGPITGQTQVDDDDWSDDFQDLLGDLSEWSADVLRALNSVTSDDIFQDTVSAMSSCSNYFSQASVSLMSDSTDDFLSTCCDMSDCSVDAPEARVSQTEYTVPPQSSQPQDESRFIDINSCCYEIGSQLGEGGFGTVYAATRLNDGLQVVIKFVSNWNNRFIVIDGCSEPLPLEVALLILASEGPTVKEIIQLLDWQVEADHYMLVMERPMPCEELNWFLLRQVVTLKEDVARVIMQQVTFAAQTCCRRGVLHRDIKMENILINPDTLRVKLIDFGCGDFLTDAAYTSFAGTREYCPPEYLMSGQYHGEPATVWSLGIVLFALLCGDFPKRHDLEKIRSNTWTKDGLSKLDPKQRIELKNLSLHDWFSVTGNQCCFQPPENHRSGEMYPDGNIQGCSGPQPRAV
- the LOC122340950 gene encoding urokinase plasminogen activator surface receptor-like, whose protein sequence is MSSETGTLFSPCSKMDLKISVFLLFVLFASGRSLNCYQCAGLSGTCSQTTCSTGVTSCFVGSLAIGSNPAITVQKCGLATGCPSGTINFGIGKISGACCNTDLCNTQITQGTNVAPNGKSCYYCDGQNCTNTVNCSGTEDNCFKATAVYSGQNQTVKGCMSKAVCDFTSTLDSVVANVSCCSGNLCNGVESVSQSFLFLFCSLLSSILLYQINL
- the LOC122341117 gene encoding urokinase plasminogen activator surface receptor-like — protein: MDLQISVFLLFVLFAAGHSFSCYQCTSLLGSCDQTTCPVGFTNCFSATVINGNSTKVKVKSCALSLGCPSGSINLGIGTISSYCCSTDLCNAQDAPDPSTNTSNGRTCYYCDGQSCSNTVSCSGTEDRCIKATGTFGGQSLVVKGCVSKLICDAATLIPGLGGVSCCSGNLCNGVQSVSQSFLFLFCSLLSFMLLH